The proteins below are encoded in one region of Parvicella tangerina:
- a CDS encoding O-methyltransferase, producing the protein MDFLPEEIDNYAVTHTSKESELLYRLNRATNMKVLQPRMLSGHLQGRVLSMLSNMIQPRHILEIGTYTGYSALCLAEGLAMGGKLLSIEIDPEIAEFAKDFIEASEYAEQIEVVVGNAMQTIDTINEQIDLVFIDADKSNYLNYLKKVYPKLKVGGYIIADNVLWSGKVVKLANEKDMDTKALQEFNQFVQEDDRFENVLMPIRDGLMVARKLK; encoded by the coding sequence ATGGATTTTTTACCAGAAGAGATTGATAATTATGCCGTAACTCACACCTCAAAGGAGTCAGAGTTGTTATACCGATTGAATAGAGCAACCAACATGAAAGTGCTACAACCAAGAATGCTTTCAGGTCATCTCCAGGGACGTGTGTTAAGTATGTTGTCGAATATGATTCAGCCTAGACATATTCTCGAGATTGGTACATATACTGGGTATAGTGCCCTTTGCTTGGCTGAGGGGTTAGCAATGGGAGGAAAGTTGCTTAGTATTGAAATAGATCCTGAGATTGCAGAGTTTGCGAAGGATTTTATTGAGGCATCTGAATATGCGGAACAGATTGAAGTAGTCGTGGGAAATGCCATGCAGACTATTGATACGATCAATGAACAAATAGACCTTGTTTTTATCGATGCGGATAAGTCTAACTACTTGAACTATTTGAAAAAGGTTTATCCTAAACTCAAGGTAGGAGGATATATCATTGCGGATAATGTGCTTTGGAGTGGAAAGGTGGTTAAGCTAGCTAACGAGAAGGATATGGATACCAAGGCACTACAAGAGTTTAATCAGTTCGTTCAGGAGGATGACCGCTTTGAAAATGTGCTGATGCCGATTCGTGACGGGCTAATGGTTGCTCGAAAACTAAAGTGA
- a CDS encoding TlpA family protein disulfide reductase, translating into MTKKILHITLIILMGINIIAQQTIKCYAPSFKGQIASLVTFEDYISYEYRILDRGIVDENGYITFEADPKKGMKAIIQIQDKSGAIYLDPKTPEYNVSFPLEVENVQKLNGNTVRLVFDNLPKNDLNTLILEFNLRFDYFLYGDTARVMLTASQSKVFQDSLANFTSRTFDIYKDIDNPYFKNYFKYSIASIALYSNRQDPAKNKYIIFETFIKGNPILYHNDAYMSFIKDFYRDALSDVILFDRDKIMFAINKLSSREALDEAMASHYYLKNDVFREFIMVNALMEGYHTTFFERRNMQEILWKIVEDPVSEKHADIAKNVLDFQNKLLIGSDAPQLSWTERNGETVNLRSLRGKHVYLQFWASWNKPSIQEMLIMKKLKEKYGKYVTFVSISLDANPEDYEQFMKNNTQGMDWHFGHYNGDSKILDDYNLRNVPIYFFIDDKGRLKQSPALSPSPNGTYKSIDESFFYLKKKLEPKAEFQIGGRN; encoded by the coding sequence TTGACTAAAAAGATTCTACATATCACCCTCATTATTCTGATGGGCATCAATATCATCGCTCAGCAGACCATCAAATGCTATGCCCCATCATTTAAGGGACAAATTGCCTCATTAGTAACTTTTGAGGATTACATTTCCTACGAATATAGAATTCTGGATCGCGGTATTGTTGATGAAAACGGCTACATCACTTTTGAAGCTGATCCCAAAAAAGGAATGAAAGCGATCATTCAAATTCAGGACAAATCAGGAGCAATCTACCTCGACCCTAAAACGCCAGAATATAATGTAAGCTTTCCACTAGAAGTTGAAAATGTGCAGAAGCTAAATGGTAATACAGTAAGGTTGGTATTTGACAACCTACCTAAGAACGATCTCAACACGCTTATTTTAGAGTTTAACTTGCGATTTGATTACTTTCTTTACGGAGACACGGCAAGAGTTATGCTTACTGCTTCACAAAGTAAGGTCTTTCAGGACTCGCTAGCTAATTTCACTTCCAGAACATTTGACATCTACAAGGATATTGACAACCCATATTTCAAGAACTACTTTAAATACAGCATTGCTTCAATTGCATTGTATAGTAATCGGCAAGACCCGGCAAAAAACAAGTATATTATTTTTGAAACTTTCATTAAAGGGAATCCTATTCTCTATCATAATGATGCCTATATGAGTTTCATCAAGGACTTCTATCGAGATGCTCTTTCTGATGTCATTTTATTTGATCGTGATAAGATCATGTTTGCCATCAACAAACTTTCGTCAAGAGAAGCACTCGATGAAGCAATGGCTTCACACTATTACTTAAAAAATGATGTTTTTAGAGAGTTCATCATGGTGAATGCTTTGATGGAAGGATATCATACCACATTTTTTGAAAGAAGAAACATGCAAGAAATTCTCTGGAAAATTGTTGAAGACCCTGTTTCAGAAAAGCATGCGGACATCGCTAAAAATGTACTTGACTTTCAGAATAAACTTTTGATCGGATCCGATGCACCACAACTATCCTGGACAGAAAGAAATGGAGAAACCGTTAATCTTCGTTCTCTACGAGGAAAACACGTTTACCTCCAATTTTGGGCAAGTTGGAATAAGCCCAGTATTCAGGAAATGCTGATCATGAAAAAGCTAAAGGAAAAGTATGGAAAGTACGTCACTTTTGTAAGTATTTCATTGGATGCTAACCCAGAAGATTATGAGCAGTTCATGAAAAACAATACGCAGGGTATGGACTGGCATTTTGGGCATTACAACGGTGACTCCAAAATACTTGATGATTATAACCTTAGAAATGTTCCCATCTACTTTTTTATTGATGATAAGGGGCGCTTGAAACAGTCTCCCGCTTTATCTCCTTCTCCTAATGGAACCTACAAATCAATTGATGAATCCTTTTTCTACTTGAAGAAGAAGTTGGAACCAAAAGCTGAGTTTCAGATAGGAGGACGGAATTAA
- a CDS encoding GH3 auxin-responsive promoter family protein, with amino-acid sequence MGAPFNSIFSWLIKKRVHQIELFKKHPDEVQRELLSNLISQSSSTEFGKKHRFDSLTAVSDFQQNVPLQHYDDVFPYVERLKNGEQNLLWPGDILWFAKSSGTTNQRSKLIPVSKESLQECHYKGGKDLLGIYYNNHPDTRLFTGKHLIVGGSSEINYLNQKSYFGDLSAIIVKNLPWWCEWRRTPSRETALLSQWEEKLSRMAKETVNEDVRILAGVPSWTLVLLKRVLEENGTNNIFDIWPNLELYMHGGVNFGPYKQQFEQLLPRAEMNYVQTYNASEGFFGIQDLIKSEDMLLMLDYGVFYEFIPKEEWQKETPETILLNEVELNKPYELVISTNAGLWRYRIGDVISFTNKQPFRFKVVGRTAQYINVFGEELMIDNVEKALTMTCETLHCSVKDFTVCPIFMTTDKSGGHEWLIEFSEPPASLQQFSEHLDVNLQKVNSDYAAKRSNDLSLQKPTVKVMKNGTFYAWLKKNNKLGGQNKIPRLRNDRSFAEEILASSPAVDHLRN; translated from the coding sequence ATGGGTGCACCTTTTAACTCGATTTTTTCGTGGTTGATCAAGAAGCGTGTACACCAAATAGAATTATTCAAGAAACATCCTGATGAGGTTCAACGGGAGTTATTAAGTAATCTGATCAGTCAATCATCATCAACGGAGTTTGGAAAGAAGCATCGTTTCGACTCTCTAACTGCAGTTTCTGACTTTCAGCAAAATGTTCCTCTACAACATTATGACGATGTATTTCCTTATGTTGAACGATTAAAAAATGGTGAGCAGAACCTATTGTGGCCAGGTGACATCCTTTGGTTTGCAAAATCATCTGGTACGACTAATCAGAGAAGTAAACTTATTCCAGTCAGTAAAGAGTCTTTACAAGAATGTCATTATAAAGGAGGGAAAGACCTTTTAGGTATCTACTATAATAATCATCCCGACACACGACTTTTTACCGGTAAACACCTTATTGTTGGTGGGAGCTCAGAAATCAATTACCTAAACCAAAAATCATACTTTGGTGACTTATCTGCAATTATTGTAAAGAATTTACCATGGTGGTGTGAATGGAGGCGTACGCCTAGTAGAGAAACTGCATTACTTAGTCAGTGGGAGGAGAAACTCTCTAGAATGGCCAAAGAGACTGTCAATGAGGATGTACGCATACTGGCAGGGGTACCTTCATGGACACTCGTATTACTGAAGAGAGTTTTAGAAGAAAATGGGACCAACAACATCTTCGATATTTGGCCCAACCTGGAGTTATATATGCACGGAGGTGTCAATTTTGGCCCTTATAAACAACAGTTCGAACAGTTGTTACCTCGTGCAGAGATGAACTATGTACAAACTTATAATGCTAGTGAAGGCTTTTTTGGTATTCAGGACCTTATTAAGAGCGAAGACATGCTACTAATGCTGGACTATGGTGTCTTCTATGAATTTATACCTAAAGAAGAGTGGCAAAAAGAAACCCCTGAAACCATTCTACTTAATGAGGTAGAACTCAACAAACCCTATGAATTAGTTATCTCTACCAATGCAGGTCTCTGGAGATATCGAATTGGCGATGTGATTAGTTTCACGAACAAACAACCGTTCCGCTTTAAGGTGGTAGGTCGAACCGCTCAATACATCAATGTTTTTGGTGAAGAGTTGATGATTGACAACGTGGAGAAAGCACTGACTATGACTTGCGAAACATTACATTGCAGTGTAAAAGACTTTACAGTCTGCCCAATTTTTATGACTACGGACAAGTCTGGTGGACATGAATGGCTAATTGAGTTTTCAGAACCCCCAGCTTCCTTGCAACAATTTTCAGAACACTTAGACGTTAACTTACAAAAAGTAAATAGTGACTATGCAGCCAAACGTTCTAATGACTTATCTTTACAGAAACCAACGGTAAAAGTCATGAAAAATGGCACATTCTATGCTTGGTTAAAGAAAAATAATAAACTTGGAGGTCAAAACAAGATACCACGATTACGGAATGATAGAAGTTTTGCAGAAGAAATTCTTGCTAGCTCTCCTGCCGTTGATCACCTTCGTAACTGA
- a CDS encoding Kelch repeat-containing protein has protein sequence MKNRILVFFTLLYFFSNITAQTGWTWQELTPMPEKVSNNAVVEGFIGNDAFVYSFAGIDTTKLYSGINLGAYRYDVGNDVWTTLPDLPDTLGKIAAGVSRVGDKLYIIGGYHVLAGGGEVSSNKVHIFNITTNSYEPDGANIPVPIDDQVQCVYKDSLIYVITGWSNTANVPDVQIYDPALDEWSVGTPTPNDNYYKAFGASGVILGDTIFIMEA, from the coding sequence ATGAAAAATAGAATTCTAGTATTTTTTACCTTGTTATATTTCTTTTCGAATATAACTGCGCAGACAGGATGGACATGGCAAGAATTGACGCCCATGCCAGAAAAAGTAAGTAACAATGCTGTGGTAGAGGGGTTTATCGGAAACGATGCCTTTGTGTATTCTTTTGCAGGAATAGATACTACCAAACTCTACAGCGGAATAAATTTAGGAGCATATAGATATGATGTGGGGAATGATGTTTGGACCACACTTCCAGATTTACCGGATACCTTGGGCAAGATTGCTGCTGGAGTAAGTAGAGTAGGTGATAAACTTTATATCATTGGAGGTTATCATGTTTTGGCTGGAGGAGGAGAAGTTTCTTCAAACAAGGTACATATTTTTAACATCACAACGAACAGTTATGAGCCAGATGGAGCAAATATACCTGTTCCGATAGATGATCAAGTACAGTGCGTTTATAAGGATAGCTTGATTTACGTGATTACGGGTTGGAGCAACACAGCGAATGTTCCTGACGTACAAATCTATGACCCAGCTTTGGATGAATGGTCCGTTGGAACACCCACACCGAACGATAATTATTATAAAGCGTTTGGTGCTTCAGGAGTTATTTTAGGGGATACTATTTTTATAATGGAGGCGTGA
- a CDS encoding T9SS type A sorting domain-containing protein, which yields MRGGFNFASVAFTRKGVIDSQDPTQITWSQTADNPGSKGYRMACSNYQEKVFWLGGAGTAYNFNGQAYAGGGGVEPLDRILQFNAATDLWDEGLGTPFSVMDLRGIAKIASNQWIICGGMESNQQVSNKTYLLTYDPIIGGLLEIDWKELDCYPNPAEDVINISPQENIISYKIISQSGQLMDSGTTSELIDVHDLSSGVYLLIAEGNGQFFRSKFVKK from the coding sequence GTGAGAGGAGGATTTAATTTTGCATCGGTTGCATTTACAAGAAAAGGAGTCATCGACAGTCAAGACCCAACCCAAATCACCTGGAGCCAAACTGCTGATAACCCAGGAAGTAAAGGTTATAGAATGGCATGTTCTAACTATCAAGAAAAGGTCTTTTGGTTAGGAGGTGCCGGAACTGCCTATAATTTTAATGGTCAAGCTTATGCTGGTGGTGGGGGAGTGGAGCCACTGGATCGAATCCTTCAATTTAATGCAGCTACAGATCTATGGGATGAAGGACTGGGAACACCATTTAGTGTGATGGACCTCAGGGGTATTGCGAAAATCGCAAGCAATCAGTGGATTATTTGCGGAGGAATGGAGAGTAATCAACAGGTAAGCAATAAAACGTACTTACTAACTTATGACCCGATCATTGGTGGTTTGTTAGAAATCGACTGGAAAGAGCTGGACTGCTATCCTAATCCAGCCGAAGACGTTATCAATATTTCCCCTCAAGAGAACATCATTTCATATAAGATCATATCGCAATCTGGTCAATTGATGGATAGCGGAACAACCTCAGAGTTAATTGATGTTCATGACTTGTCTTCGGGTGTATATTTGTTGATAGCTGAAGGCAATGGACAGTTTTTTAGAAGTAAATTTGTAAAAAAGTAA